One Nicotiana tomentosiformis chromosome 4, ASM39032v3, whole genome shotgun sequence genomic window carries:
- the LOC104088659 gene encoding uncharacterized protein — protein MANFIADTKNKIQDLFVYLVSCGKSSKDQGPAKDVAENFQENGGLVIIDEPGNKPIAPITGEQGNNAEEEQQDFAIFPPGDPRNNIIYDQPENNNDEIPSAGNEQYYVPPVNPEGKANVPRAPPKRVPPKVETG, from the exons atggctAATTTCATTGCGGATACGAAGAACAAGATTCAAGATCTGTTCGTATACCTCGTTTCTTGTGGAAAATCTTCTAAAG ACCAAGGGCCAGCAAAAGATGTAGCAGAAAACTTCCAGGAAAATGGTGGACTGGTAATTATAGATGAACCAGGCAATAAACCAATAGCACCAATTACAGGTGAACAAGGAAATAATGCAGAGGAAGAGCAGCAAGATTTTGCAATATTCCCACCTGGAGATCCAAGAAACAATATAATATATGATCAACCAGAAAATAATAATGATGAAAttccatctgcaggaaatgaacAATATTATGTGCCACCTGTAAACCCTGAAGGTAAAGCAAATGTTCCTAGAGCTCCACCCAAACGAGTGCCTCCTAAGGTTGAAACTGGTTGA